From the genome of Hymenobacter gelipurpurascens:
AGTGCAATGCTTGGTTCTTTTAGCGATGCGCCAGGTGGCTTCAGTGAAGAGCTAAAAGAAATCAACCTTTCGACTGGCCTAGAGTACACCTATAATGACTTGCTAATGGCTCGTGTAGGCTACTTCTATGAGAACCCGAAGAAAGGTGACCGTAACTACCTGAGCTTTGGAGCTGGTTTGCGCTATAACGTACTAGGCGTTGATGCTGCTTACCTGGTTCCAAACCAGCAGAACAACCCCTTAGCTAACACCATCCGTATTTCCCTACACTTTAATGTCAATGCGCTCGAAGAAGCCTTTGGCAGTTCAGATGTAGCCCCGACCAACTAAACCTTTCTGAATGCTCGACCGTAAAGTCGCTCCTCCCGTTCAGCCGCTGGCCAGCGTAACGCTGCCCGCGGCTGACGTGTTTTCGCTCCCTAATGGAGCCCGCTTGCATATCCTTCGCAACGATGCACAACCAGTTATTCGTTTGCAGGCTGTATTCCGCGCGGGCAAATGGTATGAGCCTGGCGCAGGCATATCCCTGCTGACTACTCGTATGCTACTGGAAGGCACTCGTACGCGCTCCGCCAGACAGATTGCTGATGAAGTAGCGTTCTATGGTGCTTCACTCGAATGTGAACAAGGTTTTGATCGTGCAACGCTTACGTTGTATTGCTTGAGCCGCCATCTAGAAAAGCTACTTCCCCTCTTTCTGGATGTAATTGCAGAGCCTACATTCCCTGAGTTGGAGCTAGGCCAGTTGAAGGCCCGAACCATCCAGAATGTACGCATTGAGCGACAGAAGACAAGCTACCTGGCAGCAGAGCAGTTCTCTCGGAATCTGTATGGGCCGAGTTATCCCTACGGCATCGTGTTCGATGAGAAGTCGTTTGGAGAGGTTTCAGCACATGAACTTCGGGAGTTCCATAGCAGAACATACCAGCTCACAACAGCAGAAATTTTCCTGTGCGGAGATATAGCACCCTCACATGAACAATTGCTGCAACAGACACTAGGAGCAACAGCACTACAAAAACCAGTCTATATCGCTCCACATTCAATTGCTGCCGTAAGTGAGCCAGCTATCGACTATGTTACAGTTCCTGGAAGCCTGCAATCAT
Proteins encoded in this window:
- a CDS encoding M16 family metallopeptidase, with the protein product MLDRKVAPPVQPLASVTLPAADVFSLPNGARLHILRNDAQPVIRLQAVFRAGKWYEPGAGISLLTTRMLLEGTRTRSARQIADEVAFYGASLECEQGFDRATLTLYCLSRHLEKLLPLFLDVIAEPTFPELELGQLKARTIQNVRIERQKTSYLAAEQFSRNLYGPSYPYGIVFDEKSFGEVSAHELREFHSRTYQLTTAEIFLCGDIAPSHEQLLQQTLGATALQKPVYIAPHSIAAVSEPAIDYVTVPGSLQSSLRIGRLWPSSNHPDTHQLQVLVKVLGGYFGSRLMKNIREDKGLTYGIYSSIGPREHGTSFVIGSDVNANSADAAIKEVHHELRLLQQELIPADELQTVKNYMTGKFANELSTVFEQCDKYKSIVFFDLPSTFYSDFLSQISNVDASTLRNLAQEYFSPEQMIEVVSGPNK